Proteins encoded within one genomic window of Solea senegalensis isolate Sse05_10M linkage group LG11, IFAPA_SoseM_1, whole genome shotgun sequence:
- the LOC122776811 gene encoding acidic mammalian chitinase-like: MNKFILIAGLCLTITSLACSSKLVCYVTSWSIYRQTLGRFTTSNIDPNLCTHLIFAFADMSNNQLVARNSDDEIYLNDLSLLREKNPHLPVLVAIGGAVFDNNKFISMASHPESRKTFIDSTIKFLREKNFNGINLDWEFPQSAHKDMFSILCQDLYKAFVAESTLNGLPRLLVTAAVTAYKPYIDNGYDVPFISIYLDFINVMTFDMHGVWDGVTGHHSPLYKRPENNGNSAFKNAEYAMTYWRDSGAPSAKLIMGFAAYGRTFTLSTSDNDFGAPISGAGQAGPYTKAPGFWAYYEVCNHLKTGTVMWSEEQKVPYGIKETQWVGYDDMMSIEYKVDFIKEKNFGGGFVWSLDLDDFNGAFCDLGKYPLVQHLHNLLIEPLSTTMTTCTTTCTTITPTTTPPPPPTPTPPPLPLPPTTTTVLPLLYLAISRCTPS; the protein is encoded by the exons ATGAACAAGTTCATTCTGATTGCAG GTCTGTGCTTGACCATCACCAGCTTGG CTTGTTCCTCAAAACTGGTGTGCTATGTCACCAGCTGGTCCATCTACCGACAGACGCTGGGAAGATTCACCACTTCGAACATCGATCCAAACCTGTGCACCCATCTGATCTTTGCCTTTGCCGACATGAGTAACAATCAGCTGGTGGCCAGAAACAGCGATGACGAGATATACTTAAATGATTTAAGTCTGTTAAGAGAAAA AAATCCTCACCTACCAGTCCTTGTGGCAATTGGAGGCGCTGTGTTTGACAATAATAA ATTCATCAGCATGGCATCACACCCAGAAAGCAGAAAAACTTTCATTGATTCTACAATTAAATtcctgagagagaaaaacttTAATGGGATCAACCTGGACTGGGAATTTCCTCAAAGCGCACACAAAGACATGTTTTCAATACTGTGCCAG GATCTCTACAAAGCCTTTGTTGCAGAGTCAACGCTAAATGGCCTTCCCAGACTGCTGGTCACAGCTGCCGTGACTGCTTACAAACCATACATTGATAACGGTTATGATGTTCCATTCATTTCCAT TTACCTGGATTTCATAAATGTAATGACCTTTGATATGCACGGTGTATGGGACGGAGTCACAGGACATCATAGTCCTTTGTACAAGAGACCTGAGAACAATGGAAATTCTGCATTCAAAAATGCT GAATATGCAATGACATACTGGAGGGACAGCGGTGCACCCTCTGCAAAGCTCATTATGGGATTTGCTGCATATGGGCGAACCTTCACACTGTCCACTTCCGACAATGACTTCGGAGCGCCAATCAGTGGAGCAGGTCAGGCAGGCCCTTACACCAAGGCGCCAGGCTTCTGGGCCTACTATGAG GTGTGTAACCATCTAaaaacagggactgtaatgtgGTCTGAAGAACAGAAAGTTCCATATGGCATAAAAGAAACTCAGTGGGTTGGATACGATGATATGATGAGCATTGAATATAAG GTGGACTTCATAAAAGAAAAGAACTTTGGCGGAGGCTTTGTTTGGTCTCTGGACTTGGATGATTTCAACGGGGCCTTCTGTGATTTGGGCAAATATCCCCTTGTCCAACATCTGCATAATCTTCTAATAG AGCCTTTGTCAACTACCATGACCACCTGCACCACCACCTGCACCACcatcacccccaccaccaccccaccaccaccacccactcccaccccaccaccactaccactcccacccaccaccaccac AGTCCTGCCACTGCTGTACCTGGCCATAAGCAGGTGTACACCATCATAA